The proteins below come from a single Parageobacillus toebii NBRC 107807 genomic window:
- a CDS encoding SLAP domain-containing protein: MKKVSRLGAILFFVAIFMFGTHGYDAEAAVRWGKLELKKGMIGKITVVSDTELYRWTAPDKLTVIGKLKKGQEYRVYSSKTIKGSVFYGVGGGTYVKKTANIRYTPLSKEQFISLVKQALKGHYVIVDDGQYVPFVIEKQKGNRLFGWYLYNGEGSLPIEGELSGNVVTLRVYFEDDYAHILDSISYLQEYKVPKEEIEEIAEQLVNNDDYYMQFQFTIADSPTEFSGQFRFVDLYLDDRYDVVSTELGEPFAIQVKKLD; the protein is encoded by the coding sequence ATGAAAAAAGTGAGTCGTTTAGGTGCCATTCTTTTTTTTGTAGCCATTTTTATGTTTGGAACACACGGGTATGATGCGGAAGCGGCAGTACGATGGGGAAAGCTGGAGCTAAAGAAAGGAATGATCGGGAAAATTACTGTCGTAAGCGATACGGAGCTTTATCGTTGGACAGCGCCGGATAAGTTAACAGTGATTGGAAAATTAAAAAAGGGGCAAGAATACCGCGTTTACAGCAGTAAAACAATAAAAGGGAGCGTTTTCTATGGAGTTGGAGGAGGAACTTACGTTAAAAAAACGGCCAACATTCGGTACACTCCGTTATCGAAAGAGCAATTTATCTCGCTTGTCAAACAGGCATTGAAAGGGCATTATGTGATTGTCGATGATGGGCAATACGTTCCGTTTGTCATTGAAAAGCAGAAAGGAAATCGTCTGTTTGGCTGGTATCTTTACAATGGGGAAGGTTCGCTGCCGATAGAAGGGGAATTGTCTGGAAACGTCGTTACGCTTCGTGTTTACTTTGAGGATGATTATGCACATATTTTGGATTCCATTTCCTATTTACAGGAATATAAAGTACCTAAAGAGGAAATCGAAGAAATTGCCGAGCAGCTTGTCAACAACGACGATTATTATATGCAATTCCAATTTACGATTGCCGATAGTCCAACTGAATTCAGCGGGCAATTCCGCTTCGTCGATTTATATTTAGATGATCGTTACGATGTCGTTAGTACAGAATTAGGAGAACCGTTTGCCATTCAGGTCAAAAAATTGGATTAA
- the recJ gene encoding single-stranded-DNA-specific exonuclease RecJ, with protein sequence MKKWINQQRKPTDKGRQVIRYCAKVFKMDPLVVQMILTQYRPKNFQDLYNFITPSFSQLHNPFLLNDMKKAIDRTLRAIENKERIFVFGDYDVDGQTATTLLYQALSFLNANVRFKVPLRSEGYGITPEAVEKMAADGASLIITVDNGSSAHSAMQRAKELGIDVIVTDHHEVLQGHPDCYAFINPKRTDSTYPFDSLCGAGVAFKFTQALLESLSYDWEEHFQRYIELAALGTIADMVPLIDENRTIAALGMRVMNDGGKNRAIQSLASSSKISRIDSSAISFQLAPILNACGRIGNPNFAVNTLCNPNPSLEEIRHLIHLNNERKKLTAEQFQQVDEIIVRQKLYNHPVIIVQDVLHEGIIGILASRIAEKYQRPAIVINHEGKGSARSVQNTKFSIVNTIKRCEQHLEKYGGHQTAAGLTIDLERLPAFQQAIQQSAKHEPMIQPLANYQMKVPITQFPDHWREELSRLEPFGMANPKPVFLSENTYVGYSKAFGHNEEHLLIGSQGKTLFAFRFGYMKEFLGKFIPVLYTFDSSNPQHFIVQDLKAEEMQYIGMRSG encoded by the coding sequence TTGAAAAAATGGATAAATCAACAAAGGAAGCCTACAGATAAAGGAAGACAAGTGATTCGGTATTGTGCAAAAGTGTTTAAAATGGACCCTCTTGTGGTTCAAATGATTCTTACGCAATACCGCCCTAAAAATTTCCAAGATTTATACAACTTTATAACGCCGTCATTTTCTCAACTACACAATCCATTTCTTTTAAATGACATGAAAAAGGCAATCGATCGAACGCTTAGAGCCATCGAGAATAAGGAAAGGATTTTTGTATTCGGGGATTACGATGTAGACGGGCAAACCGCCACTACGTTACTGTACCAAGCATTGTCCTTTCTAAACGCCAATGTAAGGTTTAAAGTTCCGCTAAGGTCTGAGGGATATGGGATTACTCCAGAGGCAGTTGAAAAAATGGCGGCTGATGGAGCATCACTCATTATCACCGTTGATAACGGTTCTTCGGCACATAGCGCTATGCAAAGAGCAAAAGAGTTAGGAATCGATGTCATCGTCACCGACCATCACGAAGTCTTACAAGGGCACCCGGATTGCTATGCATTTATTAATCCAAAGAGAACTGACAGTACCTACCCTTTTGACTCTTTATGTGGCGCGGGTGTTGCCTTTAAATTTACTCAAGCGTTGTTGGAGAGTTTAAGCTATGACTGGGAAGAACACTTTCAAAGGTATATTGAATTGGCAGCACTAGGGACGATTGCTGACATGGTCCCACTGATTGACGAAAATCGAACCATTGCCGCTTTAGGAATGAGGGTGATGAACGATGGTGGAAAAAATCGTGCCATTCAAAGCTTGGCTAGTAGTTCAAAAATTTCACGAATTGACAGCTCCGCTATTTCGTTTCAACTCGCTCCCATTCTTAATGCTTGTGGTCGAATAGGGAATCCAAATTTTGCGGTCAACACACTGTGTAACCCGAATCCTTCACTTGAGGAAATCCGTCATCTTATTCACTTGAACAATGAACGAAAGAAATTGACAGCGGAACAATTTCAACAAGTCGATGAAATTATCGTTCGTCAAAAGCTATACAACCACCCTGTCATCATTGTTCAAGATGTTCTTCATGAAGGAATAATAGGAATTCTTGCTTCCAGGATTGCCGAAAAATATCAACGACCAGCCATTGTCATTAACCACGAAGGAAAGGGATCCGCGCGAAGCGTACAAAATACGAAGTTTTCCATTGTAAATACAATCAAGCGTTGTGAGCAGCACCTAGAAAAGTACGGTGGTCATCAAACCGCGGCTGGACTAACCATCGATCTAGAACGTTTACCTGCGTTTCAACAAGCCATTCAGCAATCTGCCAAACACGAACCAATGATTCAGCCTTTGGCTAACTATCAAATGAAAGTTCCAATTACCCAATTCCCTGATCATTGGCGGGAAGAATTGTCGCGACTTGAGCCGTTTGGAATGGCAAACCCAAAGCCTGTTTTCTTGAGCGAAAACACGTATGTAGGTTACTCAAAAGCATTCGGACACAACGAAGAACATTTATTAATTGGCTCGCAAGGGAAAACGTTATTTGCTTTTCGATTTGGTTACATGAAGGAGTTTCTCGGAAAATTCATTCCGGTGTTATATACCTTCGATTCATCTAACCCACAACATTTTATCGTACAAGATTTGAAAGCCGAAGAAATGCAATACATTGGAATGCGATCTGGTTAA
- a CDS encoding helix-turn-helix domain-containing protein: MENYNHDIEKELGFRPKLHPMFDNIENNEVLSPEDVANMLKVSNETVRRWCRTGKLPNYSFGGKYVIIGSDFKEFMRNARSRLRGKGSIRH; encoded by the coding sequence ATGGAAAATTATAATCATGATATTGAAAAAGAATTGGGATTTCGTCCAAAGCTTCATCCGATGTTTGACAATATTGAAAATAACGAAGTGTTAAGTCCAGAAGATGTCGCCAATATGTTGAAAGTCAGTAATGAAACAGTCAGACGTTGGTGCCGAACGGGAAAATTACCGAATTATAGCTTTGGCGGAAAGTATGTCATTATTGGAAGTGATTTTAAAGAATTTATGAGGAATGCCCGAAGCCGATTAAGAGGAAAAGGGAGCATCAGACATTGA
- a CDS encoding tyrosine-type recombinase/integrase, translating to MIVTTNYDLPIYTSKFLRYLKRQHYSEETITGYEKDLKKFNEFLYREYHGNILTEEIQKEDILDYLGYLESLGLKPNSVARHLSTLKSFYKFLVHEMDFKVDVAARIKHPRIYTPLPEILDMEEVQQFLNTAKRYSEFYYVLFSLIYYTGSRLTPIRTLPKKHVDLKHRCIYFEKIKGGRDLHLPLNDHMYHILANFLINQRYDGSEYVFNSPKFKNKPIDSGAIRLTMRKIAKLAGINKRVTPHILRHCTATHLTLLNVDQKYIASILGHVDLRSTARYQQLNVENLRPAVNKLK from the coding sequence TTGATTGTCACAACCAATTATGATTTGCCAATTTACACAAGCAAATTCTTGCGCTATTTAAAGCGACAACATTATTCCGAAGAAACCATTACTGGTTATGAAAAGGATCTTAAAAAGTTTAATGAATTTCTTTACCGCGAATACCACGGTAACATTTTGACAGAAGAAATTCAAAAAGAAGACATTCTCGATTACTTGGGATATTTGGAATCCTTAGGACTTAAGCCAAATTCGGTTGCGCGTCATTTATCAACTTTAAAATCGTTCTACAAATTTCTTGTGCATGAAATGGATTTTAAGGTTGATGTTGCTGCACGAATTAAGCATCCAAGGATTTATACACCCTTACCAGAAATATTGGACATGGAAGAAGTCCAACAATTTTTAAACACAGCGAAACGATATTCTGAATTTTACTATGTTTTATTTAGCCTCATCTACTATACAGGAAGCCGTTTGACGCCTATACGCACACTTCCTAAAAAGCACGTTGATTTGAAACATCGTTGCATTTATTTTGAAAAAATCAAAGGCGGTCGGGACTTGCACTTACCGTTGAATGATCATATGTACCATATTTTAGCGAATTTTCTCATCAACCAACGTTACGATGGGTCGGAATACGTGTTTAATTCGCCTAAATTTAAAAATAAGCCCATCGATTCGGGTGCCATTCGTTTAACAATGAGAAAAATCGCGAAACTAGCCGGAATCAATAAACGAGTAACTCCACACATTTTACGGCATTGTACAGCTACCCATTTAACCCTTTTAAATGTGGATCAAAAATACATCGCCAGTATCCTTGGACATGTCGATTTACGATCAACGGCTCGATATCAACAACTGAATGTCGAAAATCTTCGACCGGCGGTAAATAAATTAAAATAA
- a CDS encoding helix-turn-helix domain-containing protein — MIMNLGEKLKYLRKQHNWTQEQLAQHLNISRSQISKWENGDLLPDVQSLQKLSNLYKVSVDFLIGKHTTKKELLREVNLLYQTDRIDEKMLDIIDYLRQNPNMEKTIYSLTQLPVKKRRHLESIIIKLVKEFSDAIK, encoded by the coding sequence ATGATCATGAATTTAGGAGAAAAACTAAAATATTTGCGCAAACAGCATAATTGGACACAAGAACAGCTGGCGCAACATCTCAATATATCGCGCTCACAAATCAGCAAATGGGAAAACGGGGATTTGCTTCCGGACGTGCAATCGTTGCAAAAACTAAGCAATTTATACAAAGTGAGCGTCGATTTTTTAATTGGGAAGCATACGACAAAAAAAGAGTTGCTGCGAGAGGTAAACCTTCTATATCAAACGGATCGTATTGATGAAAAAATGTTGGATATTATTGACTATTTGAGACAAAACCCAAATATGGAAAAAACGATTTACTCGCTGACCCAATTGCCGGTCAAAAAGCGAAGACATTTAGAATCGATCATCATTAAGCTAGTAAAAGAATTTTCCGATGCCATCAAATAA
- a CDS encoding peptidoglycan-binding protein: protein MIVNWKPRQIVLTSAFVSALFLMPDDGKAAEWKVGMSSPQIKELQQLLKEKGFFTYPTATGYFGTITEQAVKAFQASVRLPVTGIVDDATYAKLKGTAVYSTSEMKIGSRGNNVKVLQQNLKLLGYFRYPEITGYYGVITQEAVKKFQRNNGLSATGVADARTVQLIQNAVNKQSNKTLQANALKIGSRGTEVSKLQQKLKQLGYFTYPEITDYYGTFTAEAVRKFQEKNKLPVTGVADSATLAKINEAIASSEPQPSAPKAGIYLTIGSTGSKVKEVQTKLKQLGYFTYSQITGYYGTITANAVKSFQRDVNLKATGVVDAETHERLMGKAPQRKLDVTELVADAAELLGKPYVWGGETPQVGFDCSGFIVYLFKKQGISLPRTVATIWNVGTPVSSPSVGDIVFFETSRSGPSHAGIYIGNRQFVHSGSSTGVTISSLDNSYWKARYLGAKRY, encoded by the coding sequence ATGATTGTGAATTGGAAACCAAGACAGATCGTGCTAACGTCCGCTTTCGTCTCTGCGCTGTTTCTGATGCCGGATGATGGAAAAGCAGCGGAATGGAAAGTGGGGATGAGCTCGCCGCAAATAAAGGAGCTTCAGCAACTGCTAAAGGAGAAAGGATTTTTTACATATCCGACTGCTACCGGTTATTTCGGAACGATTACCGAGCAGGCAGTAAAAGCATTTCAAGCATCCGTTCGTTTGCCGGTCACGGGCATCGTCGATGATGCTACATACGCCAAGTTAAAAGGAACAGCTGTCTATAGTACTTCGGAAATGAAAATCGGCTCGCGCGGAAACAATGTAAAGGTGCTGCAGCAAAATTTAAAGTTGCTTGGCTATTTCCGATATCCGGAGATCACTGGTTATTATGGAGTGATTACGCAAGAGGCGGTCAAGAAGTTTCAACGAAATAACGGCCTTTCCGCAACAGGAGTCGCAGATGCGCGCACTGTACAGTTGATTCAAAACGCGGTGAATAAGCAATCTAACAAAACTTTGCAAGCAAATGCATTAAAAATAGGTTCAAGAGGGACGGAAGTAAGCAAATTGCAACAAAAATTAAAGCAGCTCGGTTATTTTACATATCCGGAAATTACGGATTACTATGGAACGTTTACGGCGGAGGCGGTCCGCAAATTTCAGGAGAAAAACAAACTTCCAGTTACCGGAGTGGCTGACAGTGCGACGCTAGCGAAAATAAACGAAGCGATAGCCAGCTCCGAACCGCAGCCGTCCGCACCGAAAGCGGGCATCTATTTAACAATTGGATCGACTGGTTCTAAAGTGAAAGAAGTGCAAACAAAGTTAAAACAGCTTGGCTATTTTACATATTCGCAAATCACTGGCTATTATGGAACTATTACAGCAAATGCAGTAAAGAGTTTTCAACGGGATGTTAATCTGAAGGCAACAGGTGTTGTCGATGCAGAAACACATGAGCGTTTGATGGGAAAAGCACCGCAGCGAAAGCTTGATGTTACTGAACTTGTTGCCGATGCGGCGGAACTTCTTGGCAAACCATATGTTTGGGGCGGGGAGACGCCGCAAGTAGGTTTTGACTGCAGCGGATTTATTGTTTATTTGTTTAAAAAACAAGGAATCTCTTTGCCTCGCACCGTAGCGACGATTTGGAACGTCGGCACGCCGGTTTCCTCCCCTTCGGTCGGCGACATTGTCTTTTTTGAAACGAGCCGTTCTGGCCCATCCCACGCAGGCATTTATATTGGCAATAGGCAATTTGTTCATAGCGGCTCTTCCACTGGCGTCACCATTAGCAGCTTGGATAATTCTTATTGGAAAGCGCGTTACTTGGGCGCAAAACGATACTAA
- a CDS encoding YwpF-like family protein: MKTFKLVGLSVVYDDLHQQEIPFIDGLIINKEDGQNRWLIETYLDKEYESIFSELQKRNDEFRLQVTITNRSNDPANMLATVRSITRMNDHISVLMDGLLIRSKTDLAEVVLAGLVKKGLQGEALLKEFKQQLNERRGFKNNESTIKG; encoded by the coding sequence ATGAAGACCTTCAAGCTTGTGGGGCTCTCCGTTGTTTACGACGATTTGCACCAACAAGAAATCCCGTTTATTGATGGACTGATTATTAATAAAGAAGACGGACAAAATCGCTGGCTAATCGAAACATATTTAGATAAAGAATACGAATCGATATTTTCAGAACTGCAAAAAAGAAATGACGAATTCCGTCTTCAAGTAACGATTACAAACCGAAGCAACGATCCCGCCAATATGCTCGCAACTGTTCGTTCCATCACAAGAATGAACGACCATATCAGCGTGCTTATGGATGGATTGTTAATCCGAAGCAAAACAGATTTAGCGGAAGTGGTACTTGCGGGTCTTGTAAAAAAAGGGCTGCAAGGAGAAGCATTGTTGAAGGAATTTAAACAGCAATTGAACGAGCGCCGCGGCTTTAAAAACAATGAATCAACCATAAAGGGCTAG
- a CDS encoding Ig-like domain-containing protein yields the protein MDKKKAVKLATASAVAASAFVAANPNASEAATDVATVVSQAKAQFKKAYYTYSHTVTETGEFPNINDVYAEYNKAKKAYADAVALVNKAGGAKKDAYLADLQKEYETYVFKANPKSGEARVATYIDAYNYATKLDKMRQELEAAVQAKDLEKAEQYYHKISYELKTRTVILDRVYGKTTRDLLRSAFKAEAQKLRDSLIYDITVAMKAREAQEAVKAGDLDKAKVAVDQINQYLPKVTDAFKTELTEAAKKALDAYEAALTPKVESVSAINLKQIEIKFNKAVDKDTVVIDNFKVSKGATESTITSAELSEDGKTVTLTVQTPLEQKGEYRVFGFNLKATTGAKFPSFVQDITVEDTVAPKIVSASAVTKDDKVNSFTLKFSEPVSFTTIKVGDSILGAAKVDDFTYTVSGKELEVGKSYEVEVYGLTDLAGNKGGTPERASIVVTKDAVKPNFVINAVGPKTFEIKFDKDMNTAVAVDSIKVKDAKGNAVALKALPSFKDDKRTLVVELAKLPFEDDTVNSATLDVTVQALQDKLGNVVDTKTVQVTLVRDTVKPAIKEAKFTAANEIEVEFSEAVTGVEAGDFYVNKQDGTAATTVSNVTPVTGTNKYKLTLASSLKNGSYNLVLKVNAVSDDSSNTNAAQVLTITNDKEVVTPVAPLSAYIQSTGVTSADKTVTITFDKSDVLAGVNPATGDLYVDGADNKALYSINGAALPAKAKVIFKNDQSVSEAVVNADLNKDGDKSDTVVVDTVTIDLSEVDAKDLVGPYAAFGNGGTATISVGGVKNAAGAILPLTSLPVVVVDATKPVVKEAYITGNATNGYKLIVKFSEAMKAVDEADFVLAGKADASTPAEGITLGTAVLSADGLSAEIPVTSLGNADRTLGFTLNTDIQENLDSTTDKADNPLTEITTPITVTNFTTN from the coding sequence ATGGATAAGAAAAAAGCTGTGAAATTGGCAACAGCAAGTGCTGTAGCAGCAAGTGCATTTGTCGCTGCAAATCCAAACGCTTCTGAAGCGGCTACAGACGTAGCAACAGTAGTAAGCCAAGCAAAAGCACAATTCAAAAAGGCATACTACACTTACAGCCATACAGTAACGGAAACTGGCGAATTCCCAAACATTAACGATGTATATGCTGAATACAACAAAGCGAAAAAAGCATACGCTGATGCGGTAGCATTAGTGAATAAAGCAGGTGGCGCGAAAAAAGACGCTTACTTAGCTGATTTACAAAAAGAATATGAAACTTACGTTTTCAAAGCAAACCCTAAATCTGGTGAAGCTCGTGTAGCAACTTACATCGACGCATACAACTATGCAACAAAATTAGACAAAATGCGCCAAGAGCTAGAAGCTGCTGTTCAAGCAAAAGATTTGGAAAAAGCAGAACAATACTATCATAAAATTTCCTATGAATTAAAAACTCGCACAGTCATTTTAGATCGCGTATATGGTAAAACAACTCGTGATTTACTTCGCTCTGCATTCAAAGCAGAAGCACAAAAACTTCGCGACAGCTTAATTTATGATATTACCGTTGCAATGAAAGCGCGCGAAGCACAAGAAGCTGTGAAAGCAGGCGATTTAGACAAAGCGAAAGTTGCTGTTGATCAAATCAATCAATACTTACCAAAAGTAACAGATGCTTTCAAAACTGAACTAACAGAAGCAGCGAAAAAAGCATTAGATGCATATGAAGCTGCGCTTACTCCAAAAGTTGAAAGTGTAAGTGCGATTAACCTTAAACAAATTGAAATTAAATTCAACAAAGCTGTTGATAAAGATACTGTCGTAATCGATAACTTCAAAGTTTCTAAAGGTGCAACTGAGTCTACTATCACTTCTGCTGAACTTTCCGAAGATGGAAAAACTGTAACACTTACGGTGCAAACTCCTCTTGAACAAAAAGGAGAGTACCGCGTATTCGGTTTTAACTTGAAGGCAACTACTGGTGCAAAATTTCCTTCATTTGTTCAAGATATTACAGTAGAAGATACAGTAGCTCCTAAGATTGTTTCTGCTTCTGCTGTAACGAAGGATGACAAAGTTAATTCATTTACACTTAAATTCTCAGAGCCGGTTTCATTCACAACTATTAAAGTTGGAGATTCAATCCTAGGTGCCGCTAAAGTTGACGATTTCACTTACACGGTGTCTGGTAAAGAGCTTGAAGTTGGTAAATCATATGAAGTTGAAGTTTACGGATTAACTGACCTTGCTGGTAACAAAGGTGGAACACCAGAACGTGCTTCTATCGTAGTTACGAAAGATGCTGTAAAACCAAACTTCGTTATTAACGCAGTTGGTCCTAAGACATTCGAAATCAAGTTTGATAAAGATATGAACACTGCTGTAGCAGTTGATTCAATCAAAGTTAAAGATGCTAAAGGTAATGCTGTAGCACTTAAAGCTCTTCCATCATTCAAAGATGATAAACGTACACTTGTTGTTGAACTTGCTAAACTTCCATTTGAAGATGATACTGTAAATTCTGCAACACTTGATGTTACTGTACAGGCTCTTCAAGATAAGCTTGGCAATGTGGTTGACACTAAAACTGTACAAGTAACACTTGTTCGTGACACTGTGAAACCGGCAATCAAGGAAGCTAAATTTACAGCTGCTAATGAAATCGAGGTAGAATTCTCAGAAGCTGTAACAGGTGTGGAAGCTGGAGACTTCTATGTAAACAAACAAGATGGTACAGCTGCGACAACAGTTTCTAATGTAACTCCTGTTACTGGAACAAATAAATACAAGCTTACTCTTGCAAGTTCATTGAAAAATGGAAGCTATAATTTAGTATTGAAAGTTAATGCAGTTTCTGATGATTCATCTAACACTAATGCTGCACAAGTCTTAACTATCACTAACGATAAAGAAGTTGTTACTCCAGTTGCACCACTTTCAGCATATATCCAATCTACTGGTGTAACTTCTGCAGATAAGACAGTTACTATAACTTTCGATAAGAGTGATGTTCTAGCTGGAGTTAACCCTGCTACAGGTGACCTATACGTTGATGGTGCAGACAATAAGGCACTTTACTCAATTAATGGTGCTGCACTCCCAGCTAAGGCAAAGGTTATATTCAAAAATGACCAAAGTGTTTCTGAAGCTGTAGTTAATGCTGACTTAAACAAAGATGGAGATAAGTCAGACACAGTTGTTGTAGATACAGTTACAATTGACCTTTCAGAAGTTGATGCTAAGGACTTAGTTGGTCCATATGCAGCATTCGGTAATGGTGGTACTGCAACAATTTCTGTTGGCGGTGTTAAAAACGCTGCCGGGGCTATTTTACCATTAACTAGCCTTCCAGTTGTCGTTGTAGATGCTACTAAGCCTGTCGTTAAAGAAGCGTATATTACTGGTAATGCTACAAATGGTTACAAACTTATTGTGAAGTTCTCTGAAGCTATGAAAGCTGTTGATGAAGCAGACTTTGTCCTTGCAGGTAAAGCAGATGCATCTACTCCTGCAGAAGGAATTACTTTAGGAACTGCTGTGCTTTCTGCAGACGGGCTTTCTGCTGAAATTCCTGTAACTAGCCTTGGTAATGCGGACCGTACTCTTGGATTTACATTAAATACTGACATACAAGAGAACCTTGACTCGACAACAGATAAAGCAGATAATCCTTTGACAGAAATCACTACACCAATTACTGTAACTAACTTTACTACTAACTAA
- a CDS encoding helix-turn-helix domain-containing protein has protein sequence MSTALGNRIKALRQKHNLSQSLLAEQLGFSHAYIGFLEKGMRSGTEETIRKIAEFFRVDPDELLSLRDEKLNDQDYDIKTEKTGLSSLPPYMEEFVNLLMKLEENTCKKIIEEFKSQLQQKLYSLLTPYELKEVKQMVLDVKRYWLNLIKNEHVSEPMFHEKLGYIPLDEKELFFKLQLDESALSVTLLYAEQNQITMFENWLGESNVRYLTEMPLPHLSQPQKVARFIWFSPSVSVLHRFQYLLNHNINVQHIDCSEHQLNWYIQQHLLEQHSEASAM, from the coding sequence ATGTCAACAGCATTAGGCAATCGGATTAAAGCTCTGCGGCAAAAGCATAATTTAAGTCAAAGCTTATTGGCTGAACAGCTCGGTTTCTCTCATGCTTATATTGGCTTTCTTGAAAAAGGGATGAGAAGCGGAACAGAGGAAACCATTCGAAAAATCGCTGAATTCTTTCGTGTCGATCCCGATGAATTGCTTAGTTTAAGGGATGAGAAACTGAATGATCAGGATTATGACATCAAAACAGAAAAAACTGGTCTATCCTCCCTTCCACCGTATATGGAAGAGTTTGTGAACTTGCTGATGAAGCTAGAAGAAAACACGTGTAAGAAAATCATTGAAGAGTTCAAATCACAGCTTCAACAGAAGCTTTACAGCTTGTTAACGCCTTATGAATTAAAAGAAGTGAAACAGATGGTGCTCGATGTAAAGCGGTATTGGCTAAATCTGATCAAAAATGAGCATGTTTCTGAACCGATGTTCCACGAAAAATTGGGATATATCCCGTTAGACGAAAAAGAACTATTTTTTAAACTGCAACTCGATGAATCTGCGTTATCTGTGACTTTGTTATATGCCGAACAAAACCAGATTACGATGTTTGAAAATTGGCTAGGCGAAAGCAATGTGCGCTATCTTACTGAGATGCCGCTTCCTCATTTGTCACAACCGCAAAAAGTGGCTCGGTTCATTTGGTTTAGCCCATCAGTTTCCGTCTTACATCGATTTCAATATCTTTTGAACCATAACATCAATGTTCAGCATATTGATTGTTCAGAACACCAACTCAACTGGTATATCCAACAGCATCTATTAGAACAACACAGTGAAGCTTCTGCCATGTAG
- a CDS encoding class D sortase, with protein sequence MSRRWKTYQTYGALVCIMIGLVMALWNGYSYWLGYDAVKPLKEKGKTPIARQMTINTAAKPEIGEQIGMLSIPKLGVSIPIYHGTEERQLRKGIGHYPKSALPGERDKNNMVLSGHRDTVFRQLGQIGVGDKLIVETTMKQFIYRVKKVRIVDENNRTVLVEKPRPTLTVTTCYPFHFIGKAKQRYVLIAQLVSTIKKKG encoded by the coding sequence ATGAGCAGGCGGTGGAAAACATATCAAACGTACGGTGCGTTGGTTTGTATAATGATAGGATTGGTGATGGCACTTTGGAATGGATATTCCTATTGGCTCGGGTACGATGCTGTAAAGCCGTTGAAAGAGAAAGGAAAAACGCCTATTGCTCGGCAAATGACTATAAATACGGCCGCCAAACCGGAGATTGGCGAGCAAATCGGGATGTTATCGATTCCAAAGCTTGGCGTTTCTATACCAATTTATCATGGAACAGAAGAGCGGCAATTGCGAAAAGGAATTGGACATTATCCAAAAAGCGCTTTGCCGGGAGAACGAGATAAGAATAATATGGTGCTATCCGGTCATCGTGATACTGTATTTCGGCAATTGGGCCAAATCGGTGTTGGCGACAAATTAATTGTGGAAACAACAATGAAGCAGTTTATTTATCGAGTAAAAAAAGTCCGCATCGTGGATGAAAACAACCGTACGGTTCTCGTCGAAAAGCCTCGTCCAACATTAACGGTGACGACATGCTATCCGTTCCATTTTATTGGCAAAGCGAAGCAGCGCTATGTTCTCATTGCGCAGCTTGTTTCCACCATAAAGAAAAAGGGCTAG
- the ssb gene encoding single-stranded DNA-binding protein encodes MINQVVLVGRLTKDPELRYTADGAAVANITLAVTRNFRNAEGGIDTDFVQCTLWRKVAENTANYCRKGSIIGVMGRIQTRNYEKKDGQRVYVTEVVAESVRFMGGKTNEWIEHA; translated from the coding sequence ATGATTAATCAAGTCGTGCTCGTCGGCCGGTTGACAAAAGATCCGGAACTTCGATATACCGCCGATGGAGCAGCAGTCGCTAACATTACGTTAGCGGTAACAAGAAATTTTCGCAATGCGGAAGGGGGAATTGATACCGATTTCGTTCAATGTACACTTTGGCGGAAAGTGGCGGAGAATACAGCCAATTACTGCCGGAAAGGTTCGATTATTGGCGTCATGGGGCGGATTCAGACAAGAAACTATGAAAAGAAAGATGGGCAACGAGTATACGTGACAGAAGTAGTGGCTGAATCCGTGCGGTTTATGGGCGGCAAAACGAATGAATGGATCGAACATGCGTAA